The DNA sequence TTAAAAAGCATATAAAGAGAATCCTGAAATAACTGCACAATATATTTCCTTGATCTATAtaacaacaaagaacaaagTGACACTTACTTAACTATCCCAGCTCAAAgaacaggaaaacaaattgaagTGCTAGCTTTAACCTTAACTTGAATGAAATACGAGATCGAATGAAACATGACTTGTGCAAGCGAAATTTGTGAGAActtaatgatgatgaaaacagaaataaatgcaacaaaataatgaaaacaatagATAGGAAACCTTCACATGGTTCCTCTGAAATAAACCTAACTAAGTTTCATCCTAACTACAGACATGTAAATGATTTACGCAATGTTCATAGCTTAATAATTCTTGCTTTAAGGCTCCTTGGCTGGAATGGATCCTGAGTCTTCATCGTCACCATGCACCAATAGCACGAACTTGCATACAGGTCTTTCCACAACTTTAAAATGTTTGGTTCTCTTTCCCTTGTTATCCAAAGTGGAGTCTGCTGTGACAAGCTTCACAGAACGTAACTGCCCATCCTTGCTCATGTAAACCTCTATGAAACAGGCTAGTTCCGACTGGTTAGGAGGAAGGTTATCATCCTTAGAGATCACAGAGTCCTCAACCTGCTGGTCCTTGCAAGCTTGGCACCATTTGGGACGGGTCTGGAGACACTGCGGAAACTCTTTCTTCCATCGGCACCAAAATTCATCTCCAAGGTGCTGCACTCTTCTCCAGTATCTCCTAGAGTATTTATCAGAGTCTTTGAAGATACCTGGGGGCAGCACGACAATCCTTGACTTCATTGTCAGAAGGTGGTTGGGTGTCAATGGAGACAGAGAGATCAGGATCGGTCAGAGGATCCAGTATCAAGGGTCGACTGTTTGCCACAGCTTTGGCCTCACAACCCCTAATTGGGTTGCATTATTTTCCAGTGGTGTTCAGAGCACGTTCTGCACAATCATTTTTAATCAAGGTGTGTTAtttcctgggttcaaaccattttcttatttagtgttattagtttattattttatgaactgaaattaaacatagtttgatgctactctggcaaaatgaatgcaacttaataaacaattaaaaatacTTTCCTTATTGTTACAAGGTCTTCCAACTCCCTAATAGCAGAGTCCATATTGCTATTAAAGTACACTACCAGTGTCATTTCTATTCCAACTATCGGTGCAAggaaaataacttgcttccACTGAGTTTGAGATTTTGGCCTATGGTGCCGAGTCTCAAGGGGTACAACTAGAAGATCATGGAAAAATATTGGTTTTTCTTCCTGAGGTTGCCCTTAGAACAATGCCACTGGTCAATAAAGAGTTTGGAGtccttgttttcttgaaatcTCTGTTTTGACAATACCTCCAAAACTGCTTGAGTTTAATAAAGGAATTCTGTAGTTTGGAAGAATGTCTGAAATAGATCATACAGAGAGGGAAACATGACAGAAAACTTGACCATCTGGGCAGTAAGATGTCTCCTGATAACTTAGGCTCGACTCTAAAAAATAAGTTGGTCTTGAGCTCTTCCTTGAAACAACTATCTGTGCTGAAATGGAAATGGTTGCAAAAGGGCTTCAAGTTGGCCTTTGCTCCTTGCAAAATACCAAATGCTGAGATCGTCCCTGCTGTCCAGGAGGGCATTTAAGAGCTGAAGTAAGTTTGCGGATTTCATAAACCTCTTGGCTCAGAAGACTTTATTGGTTTCATTCAATGTTATTTCTCTCTGCACAAAAATTCCGGTTGATCTTTCCATCATGGTTGCAGAAAAGAGTCTCAGAGAGAACGCTTTCTTAGAAGAAAGGACTTCTTTGTCAGTGGAAGATCTGACAaatcttttgtctttttgtcgcaacacaaatcaataattgtttatggCGTATTTTGTCTAAACCTAAGGATTGTGTACCTAGGGAGCAACAGACCGACTCTGTTTATTCCATCCCTAGTAAAGACTGCCGAcgcctatatatatataggacGAACCAAATGTCACTTTGGTACACATTTAAAGGAGCAGCAAAAATCAGTCTTTctttgtaaaaaagaaaactcagcTTCGTTGGAACATGCTTGCGAAACCAACCATACAACAGGGTCAAATAATTTTCGAATTATCACCACCAACCGGTACCTTCAAGCCTCTCTTTGGAAGCTTGGCTCATCAAGTCTTCCCACGCTCCCTTGAACCATGACGATGGCAGCCTTTTAAATGTACACCTATTACACTTcattaataagaataaatGCTTATTAGTTAGTGTATATAAGGGGTAGCATAACGACTTTATATCACCCCTGATGATAACACTAGACAGGAGTGTTGAAGTGGTGGGTCCTGAAGCATAAGTTGCATTCATCTTAAGACCATCTGAGTAGCATCAAActgtctgattgtccacctggctGCTGAAAGAACCGTAATCTACTGCATTGAAATTAATCACCTTTTAATCAGAGAATGTACtgcattttgaaatttagagAAACTTACCACTGCATTTGGCAATAACTGATTCAAAGTCATCTACAACTGATCTAATAACAAAGATAGAAGATATTTTGTCTCAATAAGACAAAGAcaatgagaaataaaaaatttaagaaCAATGGACATACAAGGAATGAAGGAGCCAAcaactataattattataatattccATATCATAATGCAATGGTTTGTACTGCATCTACAATTTAAGAAAGTTAGGAATAAAGAGAACTTTTGATTGCCAAcattttttcaggtttttcATCTTTAAGGGATTTAGCAGTCAGTGCAGTGTTTGACTTTAATACCCTTGTGAATGCACTATCAGTACAAGCTTTCTATCATTCACATGCATGGCACAATGTTTTGTTGACAACATAATTTATGGCCAGTTATACTATGCTGTGTTTGGCAGATTGTTCCATTCTCCCCTCTCTATGTTCACTGCTTGTCTGTGGGGAAATTTCTTGATTGTCTGGAGTGAGAGCTTACAGTTAGGTTACAGGGATTGCCAGTCAAGGGGGATATTTTACTCAGTCAAGGGGCTGGCTGATCAGTATCTAATGGAAGCCCTCAAATATGGCAGGTATTCATCCTCATTTTGTGATAATGTAGAATTGCTAGccttcataattattattaatgttcaAACAGAGGTTATTGAAGTTTTTGGGCTAACCCTAACTAGTAGTGTATTTTGGTATGTTTCTCCTCAAAATCCTTCTTAAAATAGTTTGCATTACACAAATCTTTTTCCATCCAGCTATAACAAATTACTTCCTCTTGTATCAATAGTTTTGGTACATGCGATTAACTTTTAAAAAGATCAGTATCTATTTTACTTGTGGTCTCTAAACTGCATGGCCAGTGAACTGTTGTCTAAAAAAACACCCTAATGCAACCTGTGCAGAGCGTGAAACAAACATTTGTTCAGGATCACCACATTCCCAACAAcacataaataatattatttattccCCAGATTTAGAATCACAAACTGCTGTCCTGATAACTTGAAATTTGCACTAGATGTACAATCAATAAGCAAAACGTGTTTGGTGCCATTACGAAAGCTATCAGCTGTGCCACTTTTCAGAATGAGTTGCTTACCTGTTTGTTTAGTGAATGCCAATAATCACAAAGTACCATTAAAATTGGTGTTAGCTGCcttaaccctaaaccctaccATATCACGAGCATTATTGACTACTATTAAGAGCATTCAGGTTTCATCCAAGTTTTCCTGAGTCAACTCCAAAACATCACTATTCTCCACTAAAAAATACATCCTGTAATACTGTTAGAGAATTGTTATGGATAAATGCAATACTACCTTATTTCAATGGAACAGTTTTGAAGTATTGCAAGTAATGTCCCATCACTAAATCAGAATAAGAAAGGACAATGAGTTTTCAAACCAACTTTGCAAGGCCAAAACTACTTGTTAATAAGCATTTTGCCAACAGCAAGCACAGCAGATGGTAATAGGTACCAAGATAATGCAAACTTCCAGCCCACTGAACTATTGATGAATCTGTACAGCTTTGTAGGGAGGCCATGAAGCTGATTACTGCCactgaaattcaaaatataaACAGTGAAACACTGTAGGTCAAAACAATCTTAATTCAGGTGGCAGAATGACGATGAAAAAATTCAGGGAGTGTTGTCTCGCATGTGTTTTGGGTAAAAACTAGAGgagcaactacagaatacagCCTGGCCAGATTCAAAGCCAATTTAAGAACAAGCTCATTTAGTTCTTCagcaataatttatgaaagAATGAGCTATAAcaaataattgcaggggtgcctggagaaaagccttaagtgacttctgataaattacgagattctccttccaaatttccttgtattcagttgtgaatgactaggagaatttgacattgcatcaaaagtcacttaaggccttattccacacaccccttcaattaatgatatttacccaggaagctcctCTCACTctaaagtggttttcagggaggtcctgcatccgatcgaattggaataaactaggagtcaattttgaggagggaggaaagcGAGAGTGCCCAGAGGAAACCCtcaaagtcaggttgagatcgactgaaactcaatctacatacaacatttgtagtagaggtggaaggcgagattgatgtccactacgccagcctgacttcccaaggagtacagcacagggtattttatctgGTCAGctatccagatatcaaccccgtccaacagggattaacttcggtgaacagactgGAACCGGtgctttccctttggtgatagccgtaaCTCACAAAATATAAAGGTGAGTCACTTGGACATTAAGATTTAAGATGGTTGCTGAGCAAACAAGCCACCTCCACAGATTCACCTTTAAGTTAGAAATTATCCCTGTATTTTGTAACCATGCATGCATGTAGGttcacataattattataaattatgttGTTAGATTTAAATCAAACAGACAAAGGTCATGGTCACTTCGCTGATTCCTTTGCGTTTAAACGCCAAGCCAATagtatttttgcacagatgatttctcaaaaataaagCTCAAATTAGATAAAAAATACCAGGGCAATGTTCTTAAGTTCATTTCCAGtcaaattgcaaaatttaGGCTAGTTTGAGCAAAACTAAACATAGGCCAAAAATTGTCATCTACTCTGAAGGTTTTTGCATACAGCCTTTCAATTATTATGAAGCTCATGACCTCGTTGTTCAAAAGTGAATTAACAAAAACTTTTGATTAAATGGCACAAAGGTCCAATGAAAAATAATGTCTCTATGCTGTGACAAAGGAAAGAGGATGTATGGTGTAATGAGGAGAAAGAGGAGAATTAGTCAAGATTTAAATCTTATGTTTGgtattataaaaataatgtttgatGAACTGCAAAATAATTTGTGATAAATCAACACAAAGGTGCCATCTTTGTTTTGACCACAATTGCGAGTTCACAAGGGAGACTTTTCATACAGCAATAAGCAGTTGCAATAGTTTTCGGAAGGAATACTTGGGCAAAGTCAAAAGAACATAAAACTTTATTAAGAAAAttcttgtaaataaaaaatggaaCTCCAAACAACTTTCTCACCCTATTCTATATTGAACTCCTCTTAATAACTGCCAAAATGTGTCTGcaatttaataatattagaaGACATAGTAGCTCcaaatataatttatatttaaGAAATTACTTGATGCTTACAAAACACATTTATAgtgccaataaaaattaagtaaCCAGTCCATTCAGAAGAAATTGCACTAGTTGTAGTTATTTTTCAGAGTTCAGGGTCCCAAATTAGATCCATACAGCATCTGCTACAAGTTTCCTCCGATTGATGCATTGAATGCTGTACTTTTGTAGCTTTTTATCTCAATATTATAACCAATAACCAGAACAATGACAAAGGGAGGAGGAAGAGGGTGTAATATAATCTCCCACTGGTAAAGTATTGATGTGGAGAATTAACAGAACTAACAATGTTGAATACAATATGGCACCAGTGAAGGTCACTAATACTTCCAAAAATTCAATGCAGCCATGTGTATCATTTAGCAATTTACGTGGTaccttaaggtggcttactacagttttataagggttcaagaggtgtacaccacaaatgcgcaaatttaagttatttttttgcatcaatattctgaacacaaataaaaacccctatatgagacaatcgctgcttcaaattaccgtttgggaagttaaaggggcacgaaacggggaGACCGTGCACAAtcagggggcctgggaacgaactggaaaagtgtgttttacgggaaactgacccgtacgaccatacctaaaattttgtctgtatcactgttaactaccaaagaacatccttacaaagtaaaaaaaaactcaaaaatcgactttttcataaattatgaaaaaactgccttgcagattttttttttactttgcaaggatgttctttggtagttaacagtgatacagacaaaattttaggtatggtcgtacgggtcagtttcccgtaaaacacacttttccagttcgttcccaggccccctaatcgtgcacggtcttcccgtttcgtgcccctttaacttcccaaatggtaatttgaagcagtaattgtctcatataggggtttttatttgttatcagaatattgatgcaaaaaaataaattaaatttgcacatttgtggtacacacctcttgaacccttataaaactgtagtaagccaccttaaaccGATCTTAGATAATTCTACATCCACAATGATTCTACACGGTACGTCAAAAGGAGGTGGATCACGCAAAGCATTGGCCTGACATCAAACGTGACATGTTACTGGTTTTCAAATACACAAGTCCTACATACATTGAGCCACTGTAAGAAACTTCCTAGGCAGAGACCCCCTCAACTGACCGATGTCAAATCCTGTCTTGTTCTAAAAGGAAACAGTAATGTGATCATCAGTTCACTGATACTTACAAACACAAATATTACGAGCCAAAAACTTGACGAGAGAAAGCtgctgaaaaatatattttgtgaACGTAAAATGTTTGACTCATACACACAAACAAAGCAGTCACTTTTTGGTGGCTTCTGCCTTAAGCAGGTAAACACCTATGTTTTAACTGTGTAGCCACAATCTTGTCCCATTTCTCCTCTCTTTTCCGCTGGAGCCCATGATACAGGTGACAGATGTAAATGTCTTACCCCCAAAGCATTCAGCACAGGGTACTCCCATGCATTCAAATATAAAACCCACCCAACAAGAATTAAAAGTAATGAATAGACAGCAACCAGTGTTTTCTTATCAGTATTACTTTATTCGCAAGTTAAAAATTCATCATAGGCCATGTAAGAACAGGTTCCTGAGTCAATATCACAGGGAATGTCTGTCTCCCTTCATGTAGAAAGGGTGGGTTAATAGAGGGCAGCGAGGATGAGTGGTTAGAGCAGTGGGAGTGACTTCAAGTACTGCTCTGATCACCAGCaagatttgttccaggtactCCCTGGTTCAATTCCTCAGCTATGCTTGAACATAGGCAACTTGTTTGCCTCCTGATAGTTGAGATTCTTAACCTTTTGAGTCTTTTTGAGTAGGTTGTTTCAATGGCCCTGAAAAGTCCCAGTCAAttaagataataataattgttaatctGCATTTGATACGTATACATACAGTATGTATGATATTTTAACGTTCAAAACAGTTCACAACCTTCTCAAAACCAGCCGGCTGCCGGCTCAATGAGCCGCCTCCTCTAGAGGTTTGACCGTCTCCATTCCAGGcggaaaatatattatttttgttttgttatcgacaaggaaaaaaaaaagctgaaaaaatgcCCAAAAAGAAACTCCCCGACAATGATTTAAAGGTTAGCATGACTACCATATTCACTTCtctcaaatttttaaaaacacaaaTGTCATTCTGATCTTTCTTCAATGACAAAATTGGAAATATTCATCGACTTTATCTGAGTATCGGCAAAAACATGTCACTTTCACGTCCAGCACTTGTTGGGCAATCGGAAAGTAACTTACCTGGATTTGTAATGTATTACATtaatgaaggggtgtgtggaataaggccttaagtgacttttgatgcaatgtcaaattctcctcgtcattcacaactgaataaaaggaaatttggaaggagaatctggtaatttatcagaagtcacttaaggcttttctccaggcacccctgcattTATAGCAGTGTACAGTAGTTCAGAAGATAAAACGCTATAAAACGCAAATGGAAGAGAATTGAAAGCGAAAAGCTGCACCGAGTTCACAGATAACTTTCTACTTTTCTAAAGAGCAAAGGAAGGATAGTAAGTGTTTTCCCATTGAAGAATAGAGCAgtctttcaaattatttttcgtCGCTTATTGCACGTGCACATGCTTGTGTTAATAGAATCAATATATTACTTTCAAAATGGAAATGATGAGCATTTAACTAAATATTACAAAACTAATTCGAGTTATCTTTCACGAAAATCGTGAATGATGTTTAgagttgaattaaaaaaggcCAACCAAAGGGTTTATGTGTGGTTTTAATTTCTCTCTGTTGTGTGAAATTTCCTCGACACGTTTTTGACTGTGTACGTCACATTTATCTGTTGATTTGTGAATGAAACTCCGCTTTTAAAATCGTCTTATCATCCTTTGGttggaaaactttttttgagaaattcaTGAGAACTAAAAACATCGCAAAACAAACAGCATTGATAATTTGATTACCAAAACGTGACATGATGTAACGAGATGTAACATGTTATTCCGATGACGTGTGAAGAACAATGAATCGCAGTGTAAGCACATTGTGATGGTTATTTCATGTATTTTACATTGTTCCTGAACAGttatataattattgacagtagtatcaatcaaattaatacAAAAGACAGTACTGTATGCTATCTTATTGCAAATCTCATTACAACGAAACTTGGATAATGTGGGCCGCATCATGTGAAAAGGGCCCGGACAacatattttgtccatttttacttttaagcGTTTTTGACCAGTTCATTCtccaaataacatgatggaagtGATAAAGTCCGGAAATATAATTGAAATCGTAAAAATTGCTCCTTGAATGAGAACCCAATAACTGCCACCATTCTTAACAGattatttcaaatacaaattacTCAAAGTCACATGTCATGTCGTCCGGCCCTTTTTGCATGACGTGACCCATGTGTCAATAAAGAGGGacatttgttcattttattgaaaatgacGGTAAATAAAGTTGTGcaaatgaaatacaattttGACGCTTCAGATCCCCCCAGACTGCACCAAATGGCACCTTTGAGCatccaaatttcaaaaaaattctgaaGGAGAATGCCCCTAGACCCCCCTAAAGGTGCGTGCCCTATGGGCACTCGGTTGGTAGGGTGCCTTCACCACCCTGACCCCCTCCTTCTTCAGAATGACCTGCTCCTACAAATCTTTTTGAGAAGGCTGTAGTTCATTGAATGACATTTAGATTCagatgagaaaataaaaaaaatccttatAGGCACTTTCAGTCACAACAGATAATTTAGGTCACTCAAAAGtcacaaaatcaaatttcagTAACGAAGATTGAGTCGTATTACACAAAtgattgtgtcaataacaaaatgcttgaATATAATTGGTTTTTAACAGCCCTTTATTATATTCAGTTTAATTGGCTGTTTTAGGTCCaacctgtccgattacaaacatttgtaatcaAACAGGCCAAATCAgacagttaagcagccaataaaagttaagcacttcatgccactagccaataaactttaacCACCTAGCCCACCCTTAGGCCAGTCAAACTCCAGGAAAATTTATTgagcagattgaaaacaaacatggttCAATTACTTATACTGAGATACGTTTCTCTAGATTTTGAAAGCCTTTTTTCAACCGCTGACTTAAAAGGTTCCcccattttgttattgacaattATTTGGTTAATTGGACTTtatgtcgtacaattcaggggtaaTCATGCGCTTGGCTGGTTTGAAATCACTAGCCCAATTAcgtactccctgaattgtgctccactcagtcctattataATTACAAATTAAGGAGTCAACACGTCATTCCAATAATTTTGGCAGAGGACTTCAGTGGCCTGAGCAATGGCAACTCACCTCCATCAGTTGGTGAGTTTGGTGATCATTGCTTCCTCTCATGTCGCCGAGCGAGAAGCCGGGGTTACATTCggactttttttcttcgaaCAACGCATTCAAATGAAACCCCTGCTAAAAGTATGTTTCCTGAAATCTCTCTGGACGTCGGACCGTCCGATCCaagttttcattattttttttttcacgttttttaaaccaaaaacAACATATTGGCCAATAAATACAGAGCTAAATACCAAGATTTTATTCAACTGAAGCTGAAGACATATTATAgagcaataaaataaaacctaCCAGTACTTCTCCCTCGAGACTCCATTCCGCACGAATAAAAACATCATACAATATGTTATCTTCGCCGGCAGCGGCCATGATGGCCATTTGTTAGTTCGCGTGGGACTGACACCAagcatttgattggtttgtgaCGATCACGCGGATATTCTTGAATCATAAAACCGCCacgtttcaaattttgttactCTCTGCATTTTAGTTTTAGTCGGTCTCTCCGAGAAGcagaaaatttcaaacatttaCACGAACCAAGAACTAATGGCGACGGAAGCCGGCTTCAGACCTCATATAGACCAAGAGAATTCCCAagtgaaaaacatgaaaggGGAAACAGGTCAGGAAAACTATATACTCTAAAAACGAAGTACTAGTATTTccctttgaaacaaaaaatgagacACTTTAGTGTTAGACTAAGGCAAGGACGAATAGGAATCGGTTACGTCTCCGCTCACTAATGTTCATAAACTTGATCTAAAAAGACTATACACTGGTACACTGCTTGCAAAAGGAATAATTTGTCTCAGAGGACTTTTACAGTAATACCATGCGAGTTAATACCTCTCGAAAGCGAAACGATATCTTTAACTGTTTCTATTTGAGGCTGCTTGACGTTTCGATTTAGTCATTTAAATTTATGACTTTTTTAATGTGGATTGCCTTCTGAACAGGTAGAAGCTTTGTTGCTGCAAAATCTTTTCAATCCAGCAATGCACCTTTAACCACCCCTAGACGGGTTCTTGGAGATGTTGGAAACACAATTCAAACAGGGACCACTAAAGGCAGAAAAGGGTTGGCTTTGAAGTCAAACAAACCATGTGGAAAGACACCCTTGGCATCTAAAATTTTTCAAGATCACACAGGAACTCCCAGCACCAAAGGACAGTCACTTTTACACCAGATTAGTTCTGCAGGTctcaaacaaagtaataaacAGAAGGTCACGTcacacatcaaaacaaaaaccaaactaAAAGTAAAATCACAAGAGCCCAGCCAAAAAGAAGGGATGCACCCATTTTCAGACCAAGGTAAATAACTGGCTTATAAACCATATTTTATGCTGGAAGAGCATATATTGAACAAAATCTAGTACTGGTAAGTCTAAACGAAAACTGGTCATCCAAAGGCCAACCTCTGTTTTTCTTCCTCTATTTGGGAGCTTATGCAACAGGATTGCTGGAAGACTTAGGATGGcagaatgacaaaaaatgtttctaaGATTTGGAATGCACAGTCTCACTTGaccttttttcatcattctgttgtcctgagtcttccagctgTCCTGTTCTTGTGTAAGCTCCATATTTTAAGAGGTTGACTGCACATTTGCTTGAAAGAAGTGCTTCTCTcttattaacattattgttttgtgttttcaactttgtttatttgatttcagAGGGTTTGCTCCCAAGGCCAAACTATGTTTCAACAATCTTGAAGAATGTAGGATCACTTTATCATGGCTGCATGTTTCAACCTAACTCTGTGTCTGATTCTGAGCTCGACAACAATACATTTAGTTTTCTTCactttgaaaaggaaagaagaccAAGCAAAGGTACTGTGCTTTGAGCCATTTATTGGAAAATTCAACTTCAAATTACAGTTATAGTCTGTAATAACCTGTCTTTAGAGATGGAACTTTCAAGACACAAAGTTAATAAATAGTGACCAAAAATGCCAAGGGACTATTGCTCTCAAACACCTAATGGTTGCAGCTACAACATTTGCCCCAATTTAATGGCTTTATAAGAGTCAAGATTTTTGTTTGGAGTTAAACCTGAGCCATTTGAGTATTTCAGGTTAGTTTCCATTGAAGGTATCCCCATTAAGGAACTAATATTGACACCTGTcaacaaaaaaggcaaaaatatATTAGTGTATGGTTCACTCAGCTTTCATGTTTAATGGGAGAGGAAGCAGAGCATAACAACTAAGTTTCTGCGTCAcagtgttgaaaaaaaatccaataaaAGGTCTGCTAGAATAATTTCttatttataatattatttcagaACCATGCTTGATAAATGACTTTCTCCCATTTGAAGAGGATTTGGGTTCCTTGAATCAAGACTTTTGCAGCAGTACATTTCCTGAAATTGAGTTGCCACCAGTGGACATTTTCACTTGAGA is a window from the Acropora palmata chromosome 1, jaAcrPala1.3, whole genome shotgun sequence genome containing:
- the LOC141864847 gene encoding uncharacterized protein LOC141864847, translated to MATEAGFRPHIDQENSQVKNMKGETGRSFVAAKSFQSSNAPLTTPRRVLGDVGNTIQTGTTKGRKGLALKSNKPCGKTPLASKIFQDHTGTPSTKGQSLLHQISSAGLKQSNKQKVTSHIKTKTKLKVKSQEPSQKEGMHPFSDQEGLLPRPNYVSTILKNVGSLYHGCMFQPNSVSDSELDNNTFSFLHFEKERRPSKEPCLINDFLPFEEDLGSLNQDFCSSTFPEIELPPVDIFT